In the genome of Caldisphaera lagunensis DSM 15908, the window AAACTACTAAAACAGAAAAAGAAGGATCAACATTAGGGATTTATGAAACATTAATAGCTTTTGGCTTTACAATTGGATCTTTTATATCAGGTTATATGATTAATTATACAGGATTTCCCATAACTTTCATAATAACTGGCATTTTGATAATAATTAATTCAGCAATATTTAAGATAATGGAAGAAAAACAAAAATAGTTTTTATTATTGAATTTTCCTTTTAAGATAAACTTATTAATTTCCAGATAATTATAAGTTCTCTTGGGGTTGGATTGGAGGATAAAGTAAACACACTTTTATCTCTAGGTGCTGATTTTGCTGACATTAGATATATGAAAATAAAGACTTTGGTAGCTGATAGTAGTGAAATAAGAAATATAATAACAAATAATGGTATATCTGAAGGGTATGCATTAAGGGCATTATATAAAGGAAATTTTGGATACAAGTTTACAACAAATCTTGAAAATGTAGATCTAAAAGATGTAATATCTCTTGCAATAGGTAAAGGAGAAACTAAGGTGTATCAACTTAAAGAAAAGAAGGATAGAATTATTATTAAAGAAAAATACCCAAACTATAAGAAACCTGAAGAGATAATTTATGATATATCAAAAATAAAAGATGATATATTTAAATCAGATAAAAGAATAAAATCAGTTAACATAAGGTTTTCAGAAAACTCAATAGAAAAAAGATATGCAAGCAGTGATAACAGGTATATTGAGGTTAATTATAAGATAACCTCATTGTCTATCTCAGTTGTTGCTAAAGAAAACGATATAAATGCAAGCGCCCATATTTCTCTTTCTACATACTTAGGATATCCATTAGAAGTTTTTGATATAAATGAATCTATAGAAAAAGTATTGAATAGAGTTTCAAAGCAACTAATAGGAAAACCTGCAAAAGCTGGTGAAGCTAGAGTTATTTTATCTCCTGAAGTAAGTGGTGTATTTGCTCATGAGGCTCTTGGTCATTTAGCTGAAGCAGATTTAGCAGCTTCTGGAGTTTTAGGAAAAATGAAAGGGAAGAAAATTGCTAAAGAATTTGTAAATGTTTCCGATTCACCATTTTTAGAATATCCAACAGCTATTGGGATAACTCCTTATGATGATGAAGGAGTAGAAGGTAGGGAAGTTAAAATTATTGAGAATGGTGTTGTTAAAGAATTTATGAATAACAGAACCTATGCTTTCTATACAAACGAATTACCATCGGGAAATGGAAGATCCGAAGATTTTAGGAGCAGTATTTTAATAAGAATGAGAAATACATATTTTAAACCAGGAAAATCAAGCTTAGAAGAAATGATGGAAGATATAAAAGAAGGATATTTAATGAGCTCGGTATTAGGAGGTCAAACTAGTTCTGATGGTACTTTTCAATTTGGCATAGAAGAAGGATATAAAATTGAAAATGGCGAAATTAAATACCCCTTAAGAAACGTTGGAATAGCAGGTTATACATTAGATACATTATCTCAAATTTCTGACATATCAAAAGATTTTGCTGTTTGGCCTGGTGTTTGTGGAAAAATGGGTCAAAGAGTCTATGTAGGTACTGGTGGTCCATATGTTAAGGTTGAAAAAATTAAAGTTGGTGGTGTAAATGAGTGAAGAATTAAGCTTTATTATAAAAAAGGCTTTAAATGATAAAATTGATGCTGAAATTTTTCATAGTAAAATAAAAATATTTGAAATTGCTAATGATAAAAATGAACAACATGGTATGACATATGAAGAAGACGGTTATGGCTTAAGAATAATAAAAAATAAAAAATTAGGATTTTCTTATGGGAATAAAATTTCTGATGATTTATATGAACTTGCTGTTAGTTCATCAAATGCATCTAAAGAAGATAACGCTAATTACCTTCCAAACGAAGAAGAAGTAACAAGATTAAATGGTATATTTGATGAAGAAATATATAACCCTATTGATAAACTAAAATACTATATGGAATCTCTAGGATCTATATCAGATAAACTTAATTTTATAAACCAAAGAGCTATTGCTGGATATACAATAATAGAAATAATGAATACAAATGGGTTAAATGTCAATTCAAAGACATCATTTATATACGTAGGGGCAGTTGCTAATTATTTGGGAGATGAAGTAGGACCTGAGATTTTTGAGGGTATTTCATCAAAGCGTTTTAATGATATTAATATAGAAAAATTATTAAATGATCTTACATTTAAGATAGATATAATGAAGAAAAGAAGGAAGTTTGAAAACAAAAAGAAGCAATACAATGTAATTTTTACTCAAAAAGCGTTAGATGATCTTGTTGTCCCATTAATTAATCATGGAATTAGTTTAGAAAGTTATTATAGGAATAGGACGCCATTTAAATTAAATGACTATTTTGAATCAAAAGTAACTATAGTTGATGATCCATTAAATCCTTACTTGCCTTGGTCAAGAGAAATTGATGCAGAAGGACTACCATCTATGAAAACTGAAATAATTAAGGAAGGAGTTTTCAAAAAATTCTTATCTAATACTTATTGGTCTAAGAAAGCAAACATGGATAATACACATTCAGCTTTTAGAGCATTTACTTCTTTACCTGTAATTTCTACAAGCAACTTGGTTTTTCAAGGGAAAATAATAAATGAAGATAGCGACGCAATTTATATAGATCAAGTCCAAGGAGTACATACTAGCAATTTTGAAACAGGAGACTTTAGTGTTTCAGCAAATGTTGCATGGGATAAAGATGGAGGATTCAGAGAAATAATTGTTTCAGGAAACATAAAACAGCTCATCAATAATGTTTTAGGGTTTACAAAAGATGTATCATCATATAATAAAGTTTATTCTGGAAAGATGATAGTAACGGGGTTAAGCTTGGCATAAAGCAAATAACTTTCTAATAGATACATTTATATGGTGAAAATTTGCCTGCTAAATTTTTTATAAATGAAAAAAACATAAAATTTAATGAATCTCAAGCATTTAATGAAGAACTCATAGGGAATTTATTTAAGGAACCTGGTTCCACATATTTATTTTTAACTCATTTAAAAGACGATGGAAATTCTATAGGTCTATATTACAAATATGAAGGTAGAGAAAATACATATAGAAGAATTACTGGAGGGCCAAAAATAGATTTTTATGAAAATTATGTATACTTAAGTATACTAACAAATAGGGTTGAAACTCTTAAAAAAGTTAACGAAAGAGCTAAATTATTCTCAAAATGTATATCTGGAACAGAAATATATGGAGGTTTATCTATTTCTAGAGATAAAAAACTTGCTTATGGTATAACAAAAATAGGTAATATAAGTGTAATTGAAATAATAACTAACAATAACCTAAATGATATAAAGTATTGTTTGAAAAGTAATATAAATAATGTAAATGAAGAAATGATAAATGTTATACCTAATAAATATTCCTCAGACTCGTATCTAAAGAAAAGCTGGATAAGTTATGGGAATAAAGATTATGAATTCAATTCTTCATCAAGAAATGAAGGTTTTTATGTAAACTTCTCCGCAAAATTATTAGAAAACTACATAGACAAGGTTCTAATAACTGGCAATTTTTATGCTTCTCCTCCAATGGAACCAATAACTTCTATTTTAGCATTAGAAGGAACTCCAGTTAATGAAGTGTATTTTTATGGAATAAAGGCAAGAATTAAAAAAATTGAAATAGAAGGTATAAAAACTGAAAACATTTTATTTTCTATTGATGATTTATATAATAAATTAATAAAAAGCATCAAATGATGTTAGATTTATTCAAATTTAATAAATATAAGATTATTCTTTTTCTTTAGGCCTCCTACCTATTTTTATAAATAAAATATTTACATTTATAGCTATTCATTATTAAAGGTTCGTTTATTAAAAGTATAATAGGAGACAATAATGTACCTAACCTTTGATGAGCAGGCATTTCTTACAGATTGTCCTGCAACACCTTTATCCCATCTAGAAAACGATGGAAAATATCTTATGTCAGAAGGCCCATATCAAGTAACAATATATATTACTAGGGAATGCAATTTAAATTGCACACATTGTTATATTTCAGCAGGAAGTCCATTAAATGATGAACTTAATAAAGATGAATGGAAACTAGTTATAAATAAGCTTAATGATATAGGTACAAATGTATTGTATATATTAGGAGGGGAGCCCTTATTAAAACATGGAATTTTTGATATAATCTCTTATTCCACATCTCTAGGATTATATACAAGCCTAAGTAGCAATGGAACGGTTATTACAAAGGGAGTTTCTAAAAAATTGAAAGAATCAAATATTAATGAAATACAAATAAGCATTGATGGGCCTAATGAAGAAATAAATAGTTTAATAAGAGGTAAAAATTCCTTCAAATTAGCAATAGAAGGGGTAAAGAATTTAATAAATGAAAATATACCAACATCGTTAAGTTATGTTATAACAGAAAAGAATAAAGATTACATTGAAGATATGATTAAAATTGCTGAAGAATTAAATGTAAAATCTATAAATTTTTCACCTGTACAACAATTTGGAAGAGCAAAAATAAATAATGTCTTATTAAAAAGAGAGTCCGCAATACAAGTTTATAATAAGCTTAGATTATTAAATAAAAAATATAAAATAAAGATAACAACAAATGGTTTTAGATTTTTCATTGATAACTTATTTGATGTTTATCTTTCTTTAAAGAATAAAATAAATAATTACTACTCATGTCCTGCAGGTAGATCTAGGTTTATTATAGATGCTAATGGAGATATTTATGGATGTGAACTCCTAATAAATCCTTTATTTAAAGAAGGAAATGCATTAAAAGATGATCTGAGAGAAATATGGAAAAAAGGTTTCACAAGATTTAGGAATAAATGGTATATGGAGAAGGAGGAATGTAAAAGTTGCTCTATAAACTCGTTATGCCAAGGAGGATGCTTCGCTAGGGCTTTTAATAGCAAAAAAGATATTAATTGTCCCTTTTGATTTCTTTTCGTTATCTTTAAATAAAATACACTCTCTTCTTATGAATAAATTGAATTTCTTATCATAGATTAATTTATTTAACCCAAATTTATATGCTCAAGATTTTCTTTTAGCTTTATTCAACTTAGCTATATAATAAAAACATCAATCTTTAATTATTCTATGTAACTATTATTAAAAATAAAAAGCTAATCTAAAGTTTAAAATTTTAAACTTACTAATAAAAAGAGGTGAAAATTATGAGTAGGTATCAAGTTAAGGTAGGTAATCAAAATGTTATAATTGACGATTCTCTTTTATATACAAAAAGTGATGAATGGGTAAAATTTGAAGGAGATAAAATAAGAATAGGTATAACAGATTATGCTCAAAAACAATTGAAAGATATTGTAGGGGTTGATTTACCCAAGAAAGGGTCAAACATAAATAAAAACGGTACATTAGCAGTATTGGAATCAGTTAAAGCAACAGCTGAAGTATATTCACCAATAGAAGGAAAAGTATTAGATGTAAATGAAAGGTTATTGGATGAACCAGAATTAATTAATAAAGAACCATATGATAATGGATGGATTGCCTTAATAGAGGCAAAAAGCATTGATAAAAATGAATTCTTAGATCATAAGTCATATGTTGATGATATAGCAAAAAGGAAATAATAACAATTTTATAGTGTATATATTCTTTAATTATATTATTAATTAATATATTGTATTATACAAGTGTTATAATAGACCTTTTAAATTCGGATATTTATGATAATAATTGTGAATTAAGAGGCGTACACCGGGTTGACAGTAGAAACTATAACTCATGATATTATAGTTTTAGGTGCCGGCCTTGCCGGTTTAAGGGCTGCGGTAGAAATAAAGAGAAAATATGGGGATAAATTAGATGTTGGAGTCGTAAGCAAAATACATTTAATGAGAAGTCATAGCGTTTCTGCAGAAGGAGGAACCTCAGCCGTTTTATATCCTGAAGAAGGGGATAGCTTAGCATTACATGCATGGGATACAATAAAGGGTAGTGATTTCTTAGCAGATCAAGATGCAGTATGGACCTTTGTTAAACTTATGCCGGAAGAAATTCTTTTATTAGATCATTGGGGTATGCCTTGGAGTAGAAGAGAAGATGGTAGAATTGCTCAAAGACCATTTGGAGGCTTAACTTTTCCGAGGGCAACATATGCAGGAGATAAAGTAGGTCATGCTGAACTAAGAACTTTATATAATAAATTGTTGCAATATGATAAATGGGAAAGATATGATGAATGGTTTGCAACAAACTTTGTTGTTGAAGATGGAGTTTATAAAGGGTTATATGCGATAAACATGAAAGATGGTAAATTGTATTTATTTAAGAGCAAAGCAGCAATAATTGCAACAGGAGGAGTAGGAAGATTATATACATTTACAACATATGCGCATTCTGCGACTGGCGATGGAACTGCAAT includes:
- the tldD gene encoding zinc metalloprotease TldD, with product MEDKVNTLLSLGADFADIRYMKIKTLVADSSEIRNIITNNGISEGYALRALYKGNFGYKFTTNLENVDLKDVISLAIGKGETKVYQLKEKKDRIIIKEKYPNYKKPEEIIYDISKIKDDIFKSDKRIKSVNIRFSENSIEKRYASSDNRYIEVNYKITSLSISVVAKENDINASAHISLSTYLGYPLEVFDINESIEKVLNRVSKQLIGKPAKAGEARVILSPEVSGVFAHEALGHLAEADLAASGVLGKMKGKKIAKEFVNVSDSPFLEYPTAIGITPYDDEGVEGREVKIIENGVVKEFMNNRTYAFYTNELPSGNGRSEDFRSSILIRMRNTYFKPGKSSLEEMMEDIKEGYLMSSVLGGQTSSDGTFQFGIEEGYKIENGEIKYPLRNVGIAGYTLDTLSQISDISKDFAVWPGVCGKMGQRVYVGTGGPYVKVEKIKVGGVNE
- a CDS encoding radical SAM/SPASM domain-containing protein, which produces MYLTFDEQAFLTDCPATPLSHLENDGKYLMSEGPYQVTIYITRECNLNCTHCYISAGSPLNDELNKDEWKLVINKLNDIGTNVLYILGGEPLLKHGIFDIISYSTSLGLYTSLSSNGTVITKGVSKKLKESNINEIQISIDGPNEEINSLIRGKNSFKLAIEGVKNLINENIPTSLSYVITEKNKDYIEDMIKIAEELNVKSINFSPVQQFGRAKINNVLLKRESAIQVYNKLRLLNKKYKIKITTNGFRFFIDNLFDVYLSLKNKINNYYSCPAGRSRFIIDANGDIYGCELLINPLFKEGNALKDDLREIWKKGFTRFRNKWYMEKEECKSCSINSLCQGGCFARAFNSKKDINCPF
- the gcvH gene encoding glycine cleavage system protein GcvH, encoding MSRYQVKVGNQNVIIDDSLLYTKSDEWVKFEGDKIRIGITDYAQKQLKDIVGVDLPKKGSNINKNGTLAVLESVKATAEVYSPIEGKVLDVNERLLDEPELINKEPYDNGWIALIEAKSIDKNEFLDHKSYVDDIAKRK
- a CDS encoding TldD/PmbA family protein translates to MSEELSFIIKKALNDKIDAEIFHSKIKIFEIANDKNEQHGMTYEEDGYGLRIIKNKKLGFSYGNKISDDLYELAVSSSNASKEDNANYLPNEEEVTRLNGIFDEEIYNPIDKLKYYMESLGSISDKLNFINQRAIAGYTIIEIMNTNGLNVNSKTSFIYVGAVANYLGDEVGPEIFEGISSKRFNDINIEKLLNDLTFKIDIMKKRRKFENKKKQYNVIFTQKALDDLVVPLINHGISLESYYRNRTPFKLNDYFESKVTIVDDPLNPYLPWSREIDAEGLPSMKTEIIKEGVFKKFLSNTYWSKKANMDNTHSAFRAFTSLPVISTSNLVFQGKIINEDSDAIYIDQVQGVHTSNFETGDFSVSANVAWDKDGGFREIIVSGNIKQLINNVLGFTKDVSSYNKVYSGKMIVTGLSLA